A window of the Diabrotica undecimpunctata isolate CICGRU chromosome 1, icDiaUnde3, whole genome shotgun sequence genome harbors these coding sequences:
- the LOC140435864 gene encoding uncharacterized protein, producing the protein MPRVRNKEIRSQWSNQQLESAVAAVMNGMSYNAASQRYNISRRTLKRYVEKNCTKKAKMGRKTILNIDQENELSRRIVRLAEVGYPLSNKTLKKCVFTYCEQNNLPHFFSQGTKMAGRYWLKGFLQRHPEISIRKAQNMNPARAQKLNKFIVKDYFDKLRGVLQELDLIDKPERIYNVDEKGCRLSLHHQQTVLAKKGAKRVHLVAPEHGENVTIVSCANANGTAIPPAVLFKGRRMKPEWKDNLPHGTLALMTPKGSMNVETFIIWLEHLAKYKLEGKCLLIFDGASCHLDISIVEAAEKYQITLLCLPSNTTHELQPMDKAVFRSFEHHWDEQVLLYWTKYKERALTKQRFGEIFSIVWDKALTPSNIKSGFAATGIFPYNPDAIPEVAFAPSILSEIENIDPTPINVRQKTPSPTPGCSYNSSQQKSVPKYQKTQDYKKKKPRTESSSSDSDSGPINLRQKTPPPTAGYSKSSSQQNCLPQYQKTPIHMKKKSKTQTSSSESSGSYTSESEDSGEEVELAINQFHKKKETFLMNSEKNDLEVYNKENNNLREEKSNTEEIKTCQGKTLDTSFTEMLETPAKIEKKNTQNRKKAINSRAIVVKKNVFSTTSTGPRTDINKGTKQTLPGYLVKKNKKSEDVAKWFCKICDKAEIKDMRLCFICVQYVHEECVGLTKFDKESFTCPDCTPQ; encoded by the coding sequence aTGCCTCGTGTCAGAAATAAGGAAATACGGTCGCAATGGAGCAATCAACAGCTAGAATCCGCAGTTGCAGCAGTAATGAATGGAATGTCATACAATGCGGCAAGTCAAAGGTATAATATTTCTAGACGCACTTTGAAACGCTATGTAGAAAAAAATTGTACCAAAAAGGCAAAAATGGGGAGAAAGACTATTTTGAatatagatcaagaaaacgaATTGTCTCGACGAATTGTTAGATTGGCAGAAGTTGGGTATCCCCTCagcaataaaactttaaaaaaatgtgtGTTTACTTATTGTGAACAAAACAATTTGCCACACTTTTTTTCACAAGGAACCAAAATGGCTGGACGTTATTGGTTAAAAGGATTTTTGCAAAGACACCCTGAAATATCGATAAGGAAAGCACAAAACATGAATCCTGCTCGGGCTCAAAAATTGAACAAGTTCATAGTAAAAGACTATTTTGACAAATTAAGGGGTGTACTTCAAGAATTAGATTTAATCGACAAACCTGAAAGAATTTACAATGTGGACGAGAAAGGCTGCAGACTCAGTCTGCATCATCAACAGACCGTTCTAGCAAAGAAAGGCGCGAAACGCGTACATTTGGTTGCTCCGGAACATGGGGAAAATGTAACTATTGTTAGCTGTGCTAACGCCAATGGTACCGCTATTCCTCCTGCCGTTTTGTTTAAAGGACGGCGCATGAAGCCCGAATGGAAAGATAATTTGCCTCATGGCACGTTGGCGTTGATGACCCCTAAAGGCAGTATGAATGTGGAAACCTTCATTATTTGGTTGGAGCATTTAGCAAAATATAAATTGGAGGGAAAGTGTCTTTTAATATTTGATGGAGCCTCATGTCACTTAGACATTTCAATTGTCGAAGCTGCCGAGAAATATCAAATAACCCTTCTGTGTTTGCCTAGCAACACAACTCATGAACTCCAGCCGATGGACAAAGCTGTGTTTCGTTCCTTTGAACACCACTGGGACGAACAAGTGTTGTTGTATTGGACCAAATACAAAGAACGTGCTTTAACAAAGCAGCGATTTGGGGAAATATTTTCGATAGTGTGGGACAAGGCATTGACACCTTCTAACATTAAATCAGGCTTTGCTGCAACAGGAATATTTCCTTATAACCCCGATGCTATACCTGAAGTTGCTTTTGCCCCAAGTATTTTATCAGAAATTGAGAACATTGATCCCACTCCCATTAATGTACGCCAGAAAACACCATCTCCTACTCCAGGCTGTTCATATAATTCCTCTCAACAAAAAAGTGTACCAAAATATCAAAAGACCCAagattacaaaaaaaagaaacctAGAACTGAATCATCATCAAGTGATAGTGATAGCGGACCCATTAATCTGCGCCAGAAAACTCCACCACCAACTGCAGGCTATTCAAAAAGCTCTTCCCAACAAAACTGTTTGCCACAATACCAAAAGACGCCAATTCACATGAAAAAGAAGTCTAAAACACAAACTTCATCAAGTGAGAGTTCTGGCAGTTATACTTCGGAATCAGAAGACAGCGGCGAAGAAGTTGAATTGGCAATAAATCAGtttcataaaaaaaaggaaactttccTTATGAATTCTGAAAAAAATGATTTGGAGGTTTATAACAAAGAGAATAACAATCTTCGAGAAGAAAAAAGtaatactgaagaaataaaaacttgccAGGGCAAAACTTTGGACACATCGTTTACGGAAATGCTTGAGACTCCGgcaaaaattgagaaaaaaaatacacaaaatagaaagaaGGCAATAAATAGCAGAGCTATAGtggtaaaaaaaaatgtattttctaccACTAGCACAGGTCCACGAACAGATATAAATAAAGGCACGAAACAAACTCTACCAGGTTATTtggtaaagaaaaacaaaaaatcagaagACGTAGCAAAATGGTTTTGCAAAATTTGCGACAAAGCTGAAATAAAAGACATGCGACTATGCTTTATATGTGTACAGTACGTTCATGAAGAATGTGTAGGGCTGACAAAATTCGATAAGGAATCCTTTACCTGCCCTGATTGTACCCCACAATAA
- the TORIP gene encoding uncharacterized protein TORIP produces MVDNPEASSTPKKVMGRRPIRNYQEVVSPIENQKSVTEKDHYNDKVPKEDTRESFSSETESYSDGERQVDSAEENSLNVEPNASKTKFSVNGNIIYILFVVAILIGLYMYNPQAETVESIHTDFANLINDHPQTEDFWINVRVALHDVKRLKQPKSIIFLYEDDTTMAKVLKSISRYSSYDICKSIQVIQLPGRYLKNSNILEDYGTFISEIRDNLAEKCVVVITNLDEAPGTSAQAFHSLCDEYNPVKEQVLFLFTMKVKSLANTSEKYIEKTLQEKWNDLHIDKFYPLYARISTFVVKVKTEK; encoded by the exons Atg GTAGATAATCCTGAAGCTTCCAGTACACCAAAAAAAGTAATGGGAAGGAGGCCTATTCGAAATTATCAAGAAGTTGTGAGTCCTATTGAAAATCAAAAGAGTGTAACAGAAAAAGATCATTACAATGATAAAGTTCCAAAAGAAGATACAAGGGAATCCTTCAGTTCTGAAACAGAATCTTATTCAGATGGTGAAAGACAAGTAGATTCAGCTGAGGAAAATAGCCTAAATGTTGAACCTAATGCTAGCAAAACTAAATTTAGTGTCAATggaaatataatttatattttgtttgtagTAGCAATTTTAATAGGCCTATATATGTACAATCCTCAGGCTGAAACTGTGGAGAGCATACATACTGATTTTGCTAATTTAATAAATGATCATCCACAAACAGAAGATTTCTGGATTAATGTCAGGGTGGCCCTGCATGACGTTAAAAGATTAAAACAACCCAAATCCATAATATTTTTGTATGAGGATGATACAACTATGGCCAAGGTTCTTAAAAGTATATCAAGGTATTCTTCATATGATATATGCAAAAGTATACAGGTAATTCAATTACCTGGTAGATATTTAAAAAACTCAAATATCTTAGAAGATTATGGTACCTTTATATCAGAAATCAGAGATAACTTGGCTGAAAAATGTGTTGTAGTAATAACAAATCTAGATGAAGCTCCAGGAACATCTGCTCAAGCGTTTCATAGTTTATGTGATGAATATAATCCAGTCAAGGagcaagttttatttttattcacaATGAAAGTTAAAAGTCTTGCTAATACTAgcgaaaaatatattgaaaaaacacTACAGGAGAAGTGGAATGATTTAcatattgataaattttatccTTTGTATGCCAGAATTTCTACCTTTGTTGTAAAAgtgaaaacagaaaaataa
- the Dhpr gene encoding dihydropteridine reductase, with amino-acid sequence MTYAGRVIVYGGRGALGAKCISHFKANNFWVGSIDLTENPEADVNILVKKEDNLQDQETSILSSVNSSLNGSKLDGIFCVAGGWAGGNASKDLVKNSELMWNQSVCSSLIAASLAANCLKEGGIIQLTGAKAALEATPGMIGYGLAKAAVHHLTKSLSQKDSGLPNNAVAVAILPVTLDTPMNRKWMPKADFSTWTSLEFVADLFIKWASGKDRPQSGSLLKLETTNHQTDVTPA; translated from the exons ATGACTTACGCTGGACGTGTAATTGTTTATGGGGGTAGAGGAGCCCTTGGTGCTAAATGTATATcgcattttaaagcaaataatttc TGGGTAGGATCTATAGATTTGACCGAAAATCCAGAAGCAGATGTAAACATTTTAGTGAAAAAGGAAGATAATCTTCAAGATCAG GAAACATCAATCCTATCTTCAGTTAATTCCTCATTAAATGGTTCCAAACTGGATGGAATATTTTGTGTTGCTGGTGGATGGGCTGGAGGAAATGCTTCTAAAG ATCTGGTAAAAAATTCTGAACTGATGTGGAACCAAAGTGTTTGCAGTTCTCTTATAGCTGCCTCTCTTGCAGCAAACTGTTTGAAGGAAGGTGGTATTATCCAACTAACAGGGGCTAAAGCTGCATTGGAAGCTACTCCAG GTATGATTGGATATGGCCTAGCCAAAGCTGCAGTACACCACTTGACTAAATCTCTGTCCCAGAAAGATAGTGGTCTCCCAAACAATGCAGTAGCAGTGGCTATTTTGCCTGTGACTTTGGACACACCTATGAACCGAAAATGGATGCCAAAAGCTGACTTTTCTACCTGGACATCTTTGGAATTTGTTGCAGA ctTATTCATAAAGTGGGCCTCAGGAAAAGATAGACCTCAGAGTGGCAGTTTGTTGAAACTTGAAACCACTAACCACCAAACCGATGTTACACCTGCTTAA
- the LOC140440734 gene encoding uncharacterized protein, which translates to MFEKNHHLHQSPQLFQQKNCSVQELFENGVRIFLAAYNAPTSEDDIDSFRYTQFIKSTRLNKPVQLSSVPPSSAAAGQHIIRVYYQTQIWLGNDLEPQEFGWVMQNEFLEPITTLLPPAPEELLNTIFCNCKKSCGSNCGCRKSGLQCTLICGQCNGQSCLNASSTSDDFNEESEYAPDILEYFYSDTLINENDDDESDIEQSEEEEEEDDEEEN; encoded by the coding sequence atgttcgaaaaaaatcaccatttacatcagtcacctcaactatttcaacaaaaaaactgctctgtacaagaattatttgaaaatggagtacgtattttcttagcagcatataatgctccaacatcagaagacgatatagactcttttcgatacacccagttcatcaaatcaacaagactcaacaaaccagtgcagttatcaagtgTTCCACCTTCCAGTGCAGCAGCTggtcagcatatcattcgtgtctattatcagacccaaatttggttgggaaatgatttagaaccccaagaattcggctgggtaatgcaaaatgaatttctggaaccaataacaacattattaccgccagcaccagaagaactgctgaatacaatattttgcaattgcaagaaaagttgtggttctaattgcggatgcaggaaatcaggattgcaatgtactttaatttgtgggcagtgtaatggacaatcatgtctaaacgcttcatcaacttcagatgatttcaatgaagaaagtgaatatgcacctgatattcttgaatatttttattctgatactttaataaacgagaatgatgatgatgaatccgatattgagcagtcagaggaagaagaagaagaagacgatgaagaagaaaattaa